The Streptomyces fungicidicus nucleotide sequence ACGTGGGCGAGCGGCAGCCACAGGTACTGCACGTCCCCGGCGCTGACCAGGCCGGTCGCGGCGATCGCCTTCGCCATGTACGACCAGCAGTCGTGCGGCAGACGCACGCCCTTGGGGCGCCCCGTGGTGCCGGAGGTGTAGATGAGGGTGGCGAGCTGGTCCTTGGTGATCGCGGCGACGCGCTCCTTGATCAGCTCCGGTTCCTTCTGGAGCCGGGCGGCGCCGCGCCTCTCCAGTTCGGCGAGGGTGATCACGAAGTCGTCGGTCTCGACGCCGGCCGTGTCCACGGCCACCACATGGGTGAGCTCGGGCAGCTCGGCGCGCTTCTCGACCGCCTTGGCGACCTGCTCGGCGTTCTCCGCGATGAGCACCCGGCTCTGCGAGTCGGACAGGATGTAGGCGGACTCGTCGGCGTTGGTCTGCGGGTAGACCGTGGTGGTGGCGGCGCCGGCGCAGAGGATGCCGAGGTCGGCGAGGATCCACTCGACGCGGGTGGCGGAGGCGAGCGCGACCCGCTGCTCCGGCTCCACGCCCAGCTCGATCAGACCGGCCGCGATGGCGTGGACCCGCTCGGCGGTGCCCGCCCAGGTGAGGGACTTCCAGTTGTCGGGACCCTCACCGGAGGCGGCCGGGACCGGGTAGCGGTACGCCTCGGCGTCCGGTGTGGCCGCCACACGCTCCAGGAAGAGGTTCGCCACGCTCGGCGGTCGGTTCTCGATCAGTGTCTGTGTGTCGCTCACGACATCCTCCGGGGCCCGCGACGGTGCGGCTGGCTCAGTGCGGCTGGGGTTTCCTCGCGCCGTTGTTTAACTGGCGAGTAACTATCGAGCACGGACAGAGTAAAGGGCGACCGGCCACGACGTAAGGGGTCACGGCCTGCGACTTCCCACAGAGAGCTACCCACTGAACGCGCAAGGCCCGCCGCACTCGCGCGCGACGGGCCCCGGTTCCGCCCGGTTTGCGGAGTGACCCGCGGTAACCTCCGGCTACTTCTTGCTCTTGGCCGACCCCGCGCCGTCGTCGCTGGAGAGGACGGCGATGAAGGCCTCCTGCGGAACTTCCACGGAACCCACCATCTTCATCCGCTTCTTGCCCTCCTTCTGCTTCTCCAGCAGCTTCCGCTTGCGGGAGATGTCACCGCCGTAGCACTTGGCGAGGACGTCCTTGCGGATGGCGCGGATGGTCTCGCGGGCGATGACCCGCGAGCCGATGGCGGCCTGCACCGGCACCTCGAAGGCCTGCCGCGGGATGAGCTCCTTGAGCTTGGCGACGAGCCGCACGCCGTACGCGTAGGCCTGGTCCTTGTGGGTGATCGCGGAGAACGCGTCCACCTTGTCGCCGTGCAGCAGGATGTCGACCTTGACCAGGCTGGAGGTCTGCTCGCCGGTGGGCTCGTAGTCCAGCGAGGCGTAGCCGCGGGTCTTGGACTTCAGCTGGTCGAAGAAGTCGAAGACGATCTCCGCGAGCGGGAGGGTGTAGCGGATCTCCACCCGGTCCTCGGAGAGGTAGTCCATGCCGAGCAGGACGCCGCGCCGGGTCTGGCAGAGCTCCATGATCGAGCCGATGAACTCGCTGGGCGCCAGGATGGTGGCGCGCACGACCGGCTCGTAGACCTCGTCGATCTTCCCCTCGGGGAACTCGCTCGGGTTGGTGACGGTGTGCTCGCTGCCGTCCTCCATGACCACCCGGTAGACCACGTTGGGCGCGGTGGCGATCAGGTCGAGGCCGAACTCGCGCTCGAGGCGCTCGCGGATCACGTCGAGGTGCAGCAGGCCGAGGAAGCCGACGCGGAAGCCGAAGCCGAGGGCGGCGGAGGTCTCCGGCTCGTAGACCAGGGCGGCGTCGTTGAGCTGGAGCTTGTCGAGGGCCTCGCGCAGCTCCGGGTAGTCGGAGCCGTCGAGGGGGTAGAGGCCGGAGAACACCATCGGCTTGGGGTCCTTGTAGCCGCCGAGCGCCTCCTCGGCGCCCTTGTGCTGGCTGGTGACGGTGTCACCGACCTTGGACTGCCGGACGTCCTTCACACCGGTGATGAGGTAGCCCACCTCGCCGACGCCGAGGCCGTCGGCGGGCAGCATCTCGGGCGAGTTGGTGCCGATCTCCAGCAGCTCGTGGGTGGCGCCGGTGGACATCATCCGGATGCGCTCGCGCTTGTTGAGCTGGCCGTCGATGACACGGACGTAGGTCACGACGCCGCGGTAGGAGTCGTAGACCGAGTCGAAGATCATCGCGCGGGCGGGGGCGTCCTTGACGCCGACCGGGGCGGGGATCTCGGCGACCACCCGGTCCAGCAGCGCCTCGACGCCGAGGCCGGTCTTCGCGGACACCTTGAGCACGTCGTCGGGGTCGCAGCCGACCAGGTTCGCCAGCTCCTCGGCGAACTTCTCCGGCTGCGCGGCCGGCAGGTCGATCTTGTTGAGCACGGGGATGATCGTGAGGTCGTTCTCCATCGCCAGGTACAGGTTGGCGAGGGTCTGGGCCTCGATGCCCTGGGCCGCGTCGACGAGGAGGACGGTGCCCTCGCAGGCGGCGAGGGACCGGGACACCTCGTAGGTGAAGTCGACGTGCCCGGGGGTGTCGATCATGTTGAGGATGTGCGTGTTGCCCTCGTCGTGGGTCGGGGCCCACGGCAACCGCACCGCCTGGGACTTGATCGTGATGCCGCGCTCGCGCTCGATGTCCATGCGGTCGAGGTACTGAGCGCGCATCTGCCGCTGCTCGACCACTCCGGTCAGCTGGAGCATCCGGTCGGCGAGCGTGGACTTGCCGTGGTCGATGTGGGCGATGATGCAGAAATTGCGGATCAGCGCCGGGTCGGTACGGCTCGGCTCGGGCACATGGCTGGGGATCGCGGGCACGCAGGGTCCTGATTCTTGAGGCGTCCGCATACGTGTGCTTGTGCGTCTGCGGTCTCGGGTCGGATCGATACGTAGCCTCCATGGTCCCACGCGCGGCGACCGGGGACGGGTTTGGGCCGCTGAATGAGCCGCTGGTAGTGTGGGTGGCTGTGTCTCATGCCCTCTCAGCACGAGGCACTCCTCAAAGAAATCATCGGCGCGGGGTCCAGTGCGGCCTCGTGCCTGAACCTGAAAAGGCTCATTCGTGGCGAACATCAAGTCCCAGATCAAGCGGAACAAGACCAACGAGAAGGCGCGGCTGCGCAACAAGGCCGTCAAGTCCTCTCTGAAGACCGCGATCCGCAAGGCCCGTGAGGCCGCCGCCGCGGGCGACGTCGAGAAGGCCACCGAGTACCAGCGCGTCGCCGCGCGTCAGCTCGACAAGGCCGTCTCCAAGGGCGTCATCCACAAGAACCAGGCCGCCAACAAGAAGTCGGCGCTGGCTCAGAAGGTCGCGGCCGTCAAGGGCTGAACCACCCTGTGATCTGATCGCCGGCGGGACTCCGGGCGGGCCCTCTCTCATCCGCCCCCGGCCGGCACCACGAACCCGTACGCGGCCTGCGTTCGCCACGCGGGTACGGGTTCACACGCTTCATCCGAGGGCCCCGTCCCCACCCCTTCCCCGGGGTGCGGGCGGGGCCTTCGGCTTCTCTCCGTGCGTCAGGCCCGGCCGCGCGAGCGGGCCGCACGCGCGATGGTGACGACCGCCTTCTCCAGGGCGTACTCCGGGTCGTCGCCGCCGCCCTTCACGCCCGCGTCCGCCTCGGCCACCGCGCGCAGGGCGACGGCCACGCCGTCCGGGGTCCAGCCGCGCATCTGCTGCCGGACCCGGTCGATCTTCCAGGGCGGCATGCCCAGTTCACGGGCCAGGTCCGCGGGTCTGCCGCCGCGCGCCGACGACAGCTTGCCGATCGCCCGCACGCCCTGGGCGAGCGCGCTGGTGATCAGCACCGGCGCCACCCCGGTCGACAGCGACCAGCGCAGCGCCTCCAAGGCCTCCGCCGCGCGTCCCTCGACCGCCCGGTCGGCGACGGTGAAGCTGGAGGCCTCGGCCCGCCCTGTGTAGTACCGGCCGACGACCGCCTCGTCGATGGTGCCCTCGACGTCCGCGACCAGCTGGGTCACCGCCGAGGCCAGCTCGCGCAGATCGCTGCCGATGGCGTCGACCAGCACCTGGCAGGCCTCCGGTGTGGCCGAGCGCCCTGTGGTGCGGAACTCTGCGCGCACGAAGGCCAGCCGGTCCGCCGGTTTCGTCATCTTCGGGCACGCGACCTCCCGCGCGCCCGCCTTGCGCGCCGCGTCGAGCAGCCCCTTGCCCTTGGCGCCGCCC carries:
- the holA gene encoding DNA polymerase III subunit delta, translated to MARKTGSDDPLAPVTLAVGQEDLLLDRAVREVVTAARAADADTDVRDLTPDRLQPGTLAELTSPSLFAERKVVVVRDAQDLSADTVKDVKAYLGSPAEEITLVLLHAGGAKGKGLLDAARKAGAREVACPKMTKPADRLAFVRAEFRTTGRSATPEACQVLVDAIGSDLRELASAVTQLVADVEGTIDEAVVGRYYTGRAEASSFTVADRAVEGRAAEALEALRWSLSTGVAPVLITSALAQGVRAIGKLSSARGGRPADLARELGMPPWKIDRVRQQMRGWTPDGVAVALRAVAEADAGVKGGGDDPEYALEKAVVTIARAARSRGRA
- the rpsT gene encoding 30S ribosomal protein S20, which translates into the protein MANIKSQIKRNKTNEKARLRNKAVKSSLKTAIRKAREAAAAGDVEKATEYQRVAARQLDKAVSKGVIHKNQAANKKSALAQKVAAVKG
- the lepA gene encoding translation elongation factor 4, translated to MPAIPSHVPEPSRTDPALIRNFCIIAHIDHGKSTLADRMLQLTGVVEQRQMRAQYLDRMDIERERGITIKSQAVRLPWAPTHDEGNTHILNMIDTPGHVDFTYEVSRSLAACEGTVLLVDAAQGIEAQTLANLYLAMENDLTIIPVLNKIDLPAAQPEKFAEELANLVGCDPDDVLKVSAKTGLGVEALLDRVVAEIPAPVGVKDAPARAMIFDSVYDSYRGVVTYVRVIDGQLNKRERIRMMSTGATHELLEIGTNSPEMLPADGLGVGEVGYLITGVKDVRQSKVGDTVTSQHKGAEEALGGYKDPKPMVFSGLYPLDGSDYPELREALDKLQLNDAALVYEPETSAALGFGFRVGFLGLLHLDVIRERLEREFGLDLIATAPNVVYRVVMEDGSEHTVTNPSEFPEGKIDEVYEPVVRATILAPSEFIGSIMELCQTRRGVLLGMDYLSEDRVEIRYTLPLAEIVFDFFDQLKSKTRGYASLDYEPTGEQTSSLVKVDILLHGDKVDAFSAITHKDQAYAYGVRLVAKLKELIPRQAFEVPVQAAIGSRVIARETIRAIRKDVLAKCYGGDISRKRKLLEKQKEGKKRMKMVGSVEVPQEAFIAVLSSDDGAGSAKSKK